A region of the Bombus pyrosoma isolate SC7728 linkage group LG15, ASM1482585v1, whole genome shotgun sequence genome:
aatatttccatattattcttatattacatattaaaagacaatgcattattatacatgacgaatcaaataaaatattataatattggaTCCACACTGTTGAATTGTGTTTTATGGATTTTACATGGATTCCGAACTTCATGACATACTGAtctgtgtaaaatattatacattaccattattctattataaGTAGTTGAAAATCATTATAGATAGCTGTGTCACTTTCAGCCTTGCCATTCTAACGCCAAGTTACTCCATAAGATAAAGTAAAGTATTATTGCtacaattataacaaaaaaaaaaaaaaaaaaacagggaTCTTTTCTAACAACTATacacttcatattatttattttattaagttataatGCGCAAGAAACCTTAGCTTAAGAAATTTAGTAAAACTTATTGAAGCatgctaaaaataatttacctaCAGATAACAATATATCTTACTTATCATTTAAGactataaaaaaatgtgaatataaattgcaaGCTTACTCACATCTATacattaaaaacataaatatgtatctatgtaataaatcataattataaaatttatttgaacaatATAAGTTACCTCAACATTAATAGATGAATGTAAATCCAAGCTAAATCCATACTCATTAAGACCTCTAGCACCTTGTCCATAAACAGTAACCTTTAATTTGTTCTCATTCATGTAAACTTTAACACgctacaaaatataatttgatctATATAAACTGATAAAcaataaagtttatatattagaaattacatACCCAAGTATCAGTCAAGTCTACCTTTAATGTAATTTGTTGCTCTGTTTGAGCCCAATATACAAATGGAGTTAAAATATCTgccatttttccattttatatttctataaatgttaattttatccGGCTTATTGTTATAACAGATCGATATTGAAAGTACATATTTCGTTCTAAGTTAGTAAAAGATgcatcattttattttttaaataatttccattattatatatattgtattttaacattgtaaatatacatttaacaGTTATTCGATGTAAACGCAAAATTTCGTACTCCAACAAACGCCACTGTCAACATTACACTTAATAATGtctgatttattatttgactTTGATTACACGAAAATGTTAGAACTGCACATATCAGCCATTAACAATTAAGTTCATAATATGATACCAACATATCTACTGTTGAATATGCtacgtaatttaataattaaataaagttacaaaacatgaatctgataaaaatcactaaatttaaaaatattagatctTGAACCACGTGCTTATAACTctagtttatttttatagctattagaaattttttattcatatatcatattgtttatttcataaaaaaaaaaaaaaacatgaaGAAAAAGGCAAGAGACATgtcttgtattttaaaattattcatgtGAAGTATAATTAAAGTGTCAATACTTATTTACAGAAACGCTGATTGGTTAATGTTTGTTGTGTTAACaagtaataatttagaattatatcAGTGTAAGATATGCGAGGTATTCAATATAAGGCGATGATTATATAGAGGAATTGCATTACCTAAAAGACTAATGATTAGGCACTTTTATACATGGAGACTTGCGCGTACTTGCacttatacaatatacatgtAGGAAGTGTTGTGGgttcatatatatgtatataaatataaatgtgttACTGTCGAGTTgacagtttaattaattaagttgaATAAAAACATTGTTTTCTTAAAGTGCATATGCTAATTATTGATCACTTCAGATATTATCAAgcactttattttttactcaAATGTGTGTTTCATaatgatttgaaaaaaaacattttcaattgaTCCAGCACTTAGCCATATTCCTATTTTAAGGTTAAAAGGtaattcaattacattttatgttatcagattgtattatattatatcatgttcgatatttcataaaaagaaatattgtattttgaaaacacgttttgataaaatattctgtacgTATTTCCTtgagaaacattaaaatatgaaataaatttccagcATTCAAATTATGTTTTCGTGGCTTAGTTTCACGTGCGATTCTGTACAGTAGCATAAATTTTCGCAATTTCAGACAACATAATATGCAGTTTTAAGTGTTATTTAGATAAAACATCAATAATTAATcccaattattaattagaatctTATACATGTAATACTAATCTTGTGCAAAATgtataagataaaaaattggAGGTTAAATTAACTCGTGAATACATATGTTAGATTggtgaaattaaatatctgaaatataaataatagtgaaaaattcataaaaccatttttaatattcaggatagattaataaatattttattttatatagttattGAAAATCACACTGttttttaattccaattaaaagtacactattagaaaatatataataatatttctattataaattatgtgaGTTTTAAAGCATTTGTCTGCACAGTaagtaaatttatacatatatatctatctattttaaatttaactctaatggaatatttgtatatgttattttatatattgcgGTATATTTCTGATTTATGGCACacgtttaaagaaattaaaatcacCAATGAATTATAGTGAATATTTGTACCTGTATTACCATgtagattatataaaaattaaatatattagaaacaaCCCTTTGTACTTAAATTGTTCACCAAAAACTTTactttcaaacaatttttataataatttaaacaataattttgtgtatttaaTAGTTTTATGTATATGCAAATCAatgtacataaagttatatctgtatttatatttaaaatgtttcaataaatactgttaaataatgttaaatttttaaaaaaaaaacaacaaaatcaGTTTAATCAATTGTTTAATTGTCCACTTATAGTTTTAtctgttaaaattatataattttgttaatctcttatgtaaaatttctttttaaagtttttattatataatatggtACAGAGTGTAAAAGTAATTCATATCTTagttcaataaattatatttatcactgttttatttgtattatttggaaattaatgTTTCTTATTGGTAATCagtattaatagaaaataattattagaatatttttattcctttatgATTATAACAGTAATTAGTTAATAATACAACTAATGCAGCTTGATGATGACATGATGGAAAATAGATTCAAAGATGAGCACTATTTCGAATGTAGCTGTTACCAGTATTGTACAGAATTTTGAAGACACTATTTTTCATACGGGTAGCAGAAACTCAATGAATTCTACTACAGTGAAGCCAGTTTTACGAATTAGCAGAAATCATTTAATGGCTCGTTAAAACACCATCTGCACATTTCAGGGAACAGCGCAAATATGGTATAGAATGTATTCATTCTACAAATAATTGTATgctgtttattattatacaaatattaaaacgtattTAGTTACGTGTAATTATTGattcataaattcattaatcTAATACTAGTTACATTAACATTATgtgtcataaatattttggaaaattaatgaGAATAAATAACTTAATTAAACTACAATGATAGTaagagtaaataatttaacactAATCTATTAGCAATGAGAAATGAAACAGCATGAAAGTAgtgttcaattttataatatgatagatattacatataatgtCTTTATCATTAAAgtaaagattttatattaaaagctTTGTACATGGCAGCAAACTAATTTAATCTTGTTAATATGAAGTGTTTggaattatcatttttttatatcattttttaatgtcttaataatttaacattagATTTTTGCATTACATAAGTATTTTCctatttgtaatttgaaaaaatcttcatatataatatattccttTCTTATACTGCATGTGAAATTCATGGtgactaaatattttattactgatcattttgtatattacttatatttaacTATAACACTAATATTGCTTCAGTGagtttttaatgattttattaatatttaatatcaatatcagtatgaagtaatataatattttagcatatattattaaaattattatattacagtaATCAATGTcactaatttaattttgtaatattccattcatatttttagaatGAAGTATTGGGAATAAATTGTTGAATAcagtaataacaaatttgtgatattttttaattttttgctgCTTTAAATTGTGTGACATATGTGACAATATGTGTGTCAtgactataatattttattcatttctaatatattacatatttcgtaatgctttatctattaaataatcataaatttatttatgatctgttttattatttttgcagAATAATCAGTTAGGAAGTATCATGTTGGAAAATACCACTGCCATTCGACGTGTGAAGGATTCAGCACCTGTTAATGGTGCTCAACAAAAtgtagaagagaaaaaatcaTCTGCACCATTTTCAggagatttaaataatttggacaatgaattatatatagattCTGAACACTTAACTTTGTGGCAGCATCCAATTACcacattgaattattttttccgagaactttttaataatatatttagctTAGGGGGGAAGGCATTGCATTACAAAAAGACAGTATGGAGCATAGTATcgataattacattatttctgATATTGAGTAGAATTTCTGGTCCACATCAACAGGTAAGTTCTATAATTAAAGTTGGCAgtatagtaaattattatacaaaaattttgcatattagTCTTCcatctttgtttttcttaatatttaaagtcatcaaatatttgtacattttcagatattGAAAGCATGGGagacaaaaataatttggTGGTTATATTGGATAGGTTTAGGTGTCCTTTCCAGTGTAGGTCTTGGTACAGGTTTACACACTTTTGTACTTTATCTAGGACCACATATAGCAGCTGTCACAATGGCTGCGTATGAATGTGGCGCTCTCAATTTTCCTGAACCACCATATCCTGATCAAATAATATGTCCAACAACAATTGATCCAATGTGGACAGcaggaatattaaatatcatgaGAAAAGTACGCATAGAAGCTATGCTTTGGGGTGCTGGTACTGCACTTGGTGAACTACCACCATATTTTATGGCTAGGGCAGCTCGAACTAGCAgacaaaataatagaaatgaagaatttgatcaagaagatttaaaagaattagaagCTTTAGAAGCTTTAGAAAATGGAGAAGatgtttcattattaattcgaCTAAAGCtaattatgaaacattttgtgCAAAAAGCTGGATTCTGGGGAATTCTTGCTTGTGCTTCAgtaagttaaattattttctaaatattaaagattaattttgtttatacagaaatattattattatattagaaaattatattataattataatattattattattatattaaattaatttgatattaaatcaattatattattattattattattatattaaaaaagttttatttttatatatttttagaaaatatttttatataatctttgaattttattaaaattaaattaaacatttacaatatattttttacacaaa
Encoded here:
- the LOC122575987 gene encoding vacuole membrane protein 1-like isoform X2 is translated as MLENTTAIRRVKDSAPVNGAQQNVEEKKSSAPFSGDLNNLDNELYIDSEHLTLWQHPITTLNYFFRELFNNIFSLGGKALHYKKTVWSIVSIITLFLILSRISGPHQQILKAWETKIIWWLYWIGLGVLSSVGLGTGLHTFVLYLGPHIAAVTMAAYECGALNFPEPPYPDQIICPTTIDPMWTAGILNIMRKVRIEAMLWGAGTALGELPPYFMARAARTSRQNNRNEEFDQEDLKELEALEALENGEDVSLLIRLKLIMKHFVQKAGFWGILACASIPNPLFDLAGLTCGHYLIPFWTFFGATLIGKAIIKMHIQQLAVIIAFNEELLDKFIKLLAIVPFIGSKFQEPLKKYLIQQKEKLHDKTSMDGATTISWLFDKFVMLMICYFLVTIIHALARNYHRKRTKECTD
- the LOC122575987 gene encoding vacuole membrane protein 1-like isoform X1, yielding MNNQLGSIMLENTTAIRRVKDSAPVNGAQQNVEEKKSSAPFSGDLNNLDNELYIDSEHLTLWQHPITTLNYFFRELFNNIFSLGGKALHYKKTVWSIVSIITLFLILSRISGPHQQILKAWETKIIWWLYWIGLGVLSSVGLGTGLHTFVLYLGPHIAAVTMAAYECGALNFPEPPYPDQIICPTTIDPMWTAGILNIMRKVRIEAMLWGAGTALGELPPYFMARAARTSRQNNRNEEFDQEDLKELEALEALENGEDVSLLIRLKLIMKHFVQKAGFWGILACASIPNPLFDLAGLTCGHYLIPFWTFFGATLIGKAIIKMHIQQLAVIIAFNEELLDKFIKLLAIVPFIGSKFQEPLKKYLIQQKEKLHDKTSMDGATTISWLFDKFVMLMICYFLVTIIHALARNYHRKRTKECTD